A window of Pararge aegeria chromosome 27, ilParAegt1.1, whole genome shotgun sequence genomic DNA:
TTTACatttttctgtaaaaatttacatttgtttaatttaactgttagGCCGGCCTGCCGTAATCGCTCCAATACAGCTCGCAGATTGTTCAGATGTGCCTGTCTATTCTGACCCGTCACACATATGTCATCGAGAAAAACTACCGTACCTGGTACCCCCCGTAAGGTCTCTTCCATTAACTTTTGGAATTTTTCAGGTACGCACGATAATCCGTACGGCGTCCGGCGGTATATAAACGTTCCGATATGTGTCGTGATTGCGGTATACTTTTGAGAACTTTCTTCTAGAAGGACCTGCTCGTAGGCGTGGCGAAGGTCAATTTTACTATATTCCTCGCCATTGCTTAAATTGGTAAATAACTCGTCAATACGAGGCAATGGATAGTAATCTCTTTTTAGTTTAGGATTAATCGTTATTTTGTAATCCCCACAAATTCGGATATCTCCATTACTTTTGACTACCGGCACGATCGGTGTACCAAAATCGGAATGATCGACGCGGTAAATCGTACCGTCGGACTCGAGCCGTGCGAGTTCCCTTTCGACGCGTTCGCGAAGCGCCAGCGGTACAGCGCGCGCCCGTACATACACTCCGGTACTATCTGTGAGCTGTAATTGTAGCTTTCGGTTACAAGTTCCCCGCTTCTCACTAAATACCTCTGGAAATTCCTTGGACAAACGGGTCACAAATTGATCCTCCTCTATTATttcgttaatatttatttgcgtTATCTTTAAAGCGCGGAGCCAGTCCCTACCGAGCAAAGGCCTATTACCGCCTTGAATAATATACAACCGCAAATCTTTACTAATAACCGACTTAAGTTGTACCCGTACTAATATATATCCGAGGGAATCAATACGTGACCCCGAGTAACTgcgcaaaattaaattatctttCACAATCtctttatgtttaaatagtttCTCGTAACATTCTTCGTTAATGGCCGATATTCGGCTACCCGTGTCGATTTCGACTTCTAAAAAACTATCTTCTacctttacttttaaataatatggctTGTTACCTTGAGTAATAAtgtcaatattaaaaaagtccTCATCCGAACTCTCACTGATAAAACTTTGACACTTCACCTCACTTTTACGCACACTTTTGCACATGACCTTGATGTGCCCGCGCTGGTGGCACTCGTCGCAGGTATAATTAGCGAACCGGCACCGCCCGCGATGCCTGCGGCCGCAGCGCCAGCAAGCCGCCGCCGCAGCGctcgccgcgccgccgccgccgccgccgcttGCGCCAGCGCCGTCGCACGCCGCGCCTGCGTCGCCGCCGCCCGGGCGCAGCGCGCGCGTCCGCTGGCTGCGCGCCGCATGCAGGCCCTCGCCCGCCTGCCCGGCGCTCGCTGGCATCTCGCCGCCGCTTACCCCCGCGTGCCTCTCGGCCGCCTCTAATGCCAGAGCTAGCTCCACTGCCTTTTTGTAGTCCAAACTTTTTTCGGCAAATATTCGAGATCGCATGACGTCACTCGCTAAACCCGAGACAAATTGATCTCGGAGGTCCTCTAATAATCTTGTACCGAAATTACACGTGACTGCTAAATGCTTCAGGTGCTGCAAATATTCAGTCAAGCTTTCGTCTGGTCGCTGCCGTCTTTGTCGAAAAACATGTCTCTCGGCTATCTCGGAACGTTGCGGCTCCAGATGGTTTGTGACCAGCTCGGTAAGGGTATCGAAAGACTTATTCTCTGGGTGGTCCGGCGCACACAGGTCACACATCAACGCATATGTCGCTTCACCTACCACAGTAATTAACATCGGCACCTGAAGTTCATCTCTAATCTCATTTAGGACAATAAATTGCTTGACCCGTCGTATGTAAGCCGGCCATTGTTTCGAGGTTAAATCGAAAGGTTCGATTTTGCCGATCGGCATGTTGTATCCCGTAAATTTAATCTTTTGTTCGAATCACAACActaaatttactaaataaacacaaaaaaactagttttacgGACATAGATTAGctgattaaaatcgatatttgtTTTCACTCGTCGCCAGTGCTGAGTAATAAAACACGCGTCGGATGCTAACTGACATTTATTATGGAACTACCTTGCAACATGGACAATCAACTTGTCACAGTTCTTGCTCTATTAGATTTCAGTAACACTTTTAACACTGTGGATTTTGATATCCTTCTTGCTATCATGAAATCACTTAACATTTCTCGGGGTGCTATTGAATGGTTCCGTAGCTATTTGTTTGGGCGTCAGCAGTGTGTGCATAGTGACAATAAATTCTCCACTCTTTCCTCACTTACTGCTGGTGTTCCACAAGGCGGCGTACTTTCACCTCTGCtctttgccatttttataaactctgTTTCTAAGCTCCTCACTTCTAGCTTTCATCTTTATGCTGATGATTTGCAAGTTTATGTCGCTGCCCCTGCTCTCAATGTTTCTGAAGCAATCTTTCAGTTAAATAATGACCTGCGCAGTATCTACACATGGAGCAATTCATATGGACTTTGCGTAAATCCGCATAAGTCTCAGGTTATTATTATAGGCAGCCGTCAGCAGTTAGCTAAGGTGAATATCTGTACCTTGCCCTCTGTCCAGTTTAACAACACCAATTTGATTCCGAgtacttttgtaaaaaatcttgGCCTCGTCATAGACAATAATCTGTCGTGGTCCCCACAGGTAGCTGAGGTGAGTCGAAAAATCTTTGCTTCGATTGGGTACTTAAATCGTTGGAAAaatttccttcctattaaaactaaaatttctcttgcccaatctcttcttcttcctatACTGGATTATGCAGACTCATGCTATCCTGACCTTACCGAAGAACTTCTTAATAAGCTCGAGCGCCTTCAAAATTTATGCATCCGGTTTGTGTttggactgcgtaaatttgaTCACATATCGGAGTACCGAGCTAGACTAAAATGGTTGCCTATCCGTCTACGCCGTGAAGTTCATCTACTTtccttcttttattctattctttatagtaatttatctccctcttatttaaaggatcgttttcgctttatttctgactcatcttctcattccaaccttcgatcccgccttggtaaccgtctggtactcccttttagtaaaacgaagttcttcagtaattctttcacctttaaagcagttatgctctggaacaatctgcctgctgaaatccgtggaagtagttcccttccgatatttaagagtcgtctgaaggactactacctctctttgagtgatgaaatttgaagtagattctttatattcttattttttttttttttttttaactgtgtgttaaaatctacttatatatattatgtttgttatatatttatatatattatgtatattttctatttatatatcatgtaggtatattttatatattacgtatatttatttaaattatatatgtatttgtatctttacattttggtatttatgtatatctatcaacactcttggcactatcccgttctcttgctgttagtcctatctacaaaggttgcctgtaagagattgcttgcagcaataaggccgcctttgcatgtctacattgtgtactgtatactccttactgtttcttttcctgtatgttatacgtgcaataaagtgtttcttcttcttcttcttcttctaaaaccCCCGTGGCACACCTCTGTGGGCTCACGTCTTGCGACCTTGCACAGATACCTCCCGAAGCATCCGTGCCCAGAGAGGATCTGCACAAGGTGGAAAGACAGAGAGCCGTGCTTCCGGCCCGTCATGTGCTTTCTCCAGGTGCGCTTGAGCGCGTAGGTCATCAGAGTTCCCTCGTGGTTAAGCGGTGACCCCCAAGGAGTCTATAGCGAAGGAACGTCGGACCTCTTCATGTATCTCACGGAGTAGGTCTTCTTTTTCTGTGTCTAGGCCACAGTGGTTGGAGCTGAGAAGCAGAGTAGAATGCAACAAACAATTGACGGATTGTGTTCTGGTACAACCATGGAGGCACCATCCTAGTGGAGTAAGAGTagcaaacggttcccatggTTTGCCTTCTAGAACTTGTAATGGTAATAATGGGGATGACGTCGCTCGCGTCCGTAGGAGTTACCACCCTGTCCTTCAACAGGGCCCGCCCTACACGTGTCCCCTGGGTGGTGCAAAACGAGCTGACAACGCCGAACAACAGGCGGCGGTTAATTATCCTGACCACGGTTACCACAAACCCTGAGGCATTAAATACCCTCAAAAACGGTGGCAGTAGTACCTTGGGAAAGTACTGCTAGTATTTTTTCCCAAACACCCAATCCAAGGTGTCACACGACCCGTGCCGATggatgtatgttatacgtgcaataaagtgtttcttcttcttcttcttcttctaaaaccCCCGTGGCACACCTCTGTGGGCTCACGTCTTGCGACCTTGCACAGATACCTCCCGAAGCATCCGTGCCCAGAGAGGATCTGCACAAGGTGGAAAGACAGAGAGCCGTGCTTCCGGCCCGTCATGTGCTTTCTCCAGGTGCGCTTGAGCGCGTAGGTCATCAGAGTTCCCTCGTGGTTAAGCGGTGACCCCCAAGGAGTCTATAGCGAAGGAACGTCGGACCTCTTCATGTATCTCACGGAGTAGGTCTTCTTTTTCTGTGTCTAGGCCACAGTGGTTGGAGCTGAGAAGCAGAGTAGAATGCAACAAACAATTGACGGATTGTGTTCTGGTACAACCATGGAGGCACCATCCTAGTGGAGTAAGAGTAGCAAACGGTTCCCCTGGTTTGCCTTCTAGAACTTGTAATGGTAATAATGGGGATGACGTCGCTCGCGTCCGTAGGAGTTACCACCCTGTCCTTCAACAGGGCCCGCCCTACACGTGTCCCCTGGGTGGTGCAAAACGAGCTGACAACGCCGAACAACAGGCGGCGGTTAATTATCCTGACCACGGTTACCACAAACCCTGAGGCATTAAATACCCTCAAAAACGGTGGCAGTAGTACCTTGGGAAAGTACTGCTAGTATTTTTTCCCAAACACCCAATCCAAGGTGTCACACGACCCGTGCCGATGGATGAATGGCTGATGGGTTAATCAGTCTTGAACGGAGTCTCCTCGAAACCGGGGCAAATCGAGGCAGTATCTTGCCCTTCGGGTCTCATGCGGGGCTCTGGGGCCTTGCGACATTTTATTTCCCTTGCTACTCGTGGGACTTGCATGGATACAAACATAGCAAATTTTCTACCATCCACCTCTGGTGGACTAGACCAGGAGCAGAGGAGTAAGACTGACTCAGCACCAACTGGTATTTTCCAGGAGCTGGGGACGCCTAGTGACTCTGCACCAACTGGAGCACCCTCGGCGCTGGACCGGGATGCTATGATGGAGGACGGAGGTCATACCACCTCTGCTCAGCCCTCGAGCAAACCTGCCCAGCCCGACAACATCTACTCCAATCCAGCGTTTAGACGCTTGAGTGGGGCGGGAAAAAAGAGAATGTGGAGGCTCCTGAAGGGGGGTCTCGAACTCAACGAGGCCATTCTTCAGGCAGGCAAACCTTGCTCGACTCAACCAGATGGTCAGCGATCTAACCTCAAGAGGGGCAGACCAGAGGACAACTCCCCCAAGGAGAAGCCGAGCAAGGCTCCAAAATTGTCCACTACACCTGTGAGGCGGGGTACTAACCCGACTCTCAGCTATAGGGACATAGCGGGCGCGACTAGAGTTGGCATCCGAAATGTGGTGCCAATGACAGACGCGCAAATGAGTTCGGTTCGTGCGACCCTGGTCACCTTCCTGAACACAAAAGGGAGGTGCATGGACAACAGAGGCGCTGGACCGTCCTTTCTGGGCTTTACTCACAAGGCAGGATGGATTCTCGTAACCTGTGAGAATCAACGCAGCAAAGACTGGCTTGTGAGCGAAGTCCCAAATTGCAAGCCATGGCCTGAGGCGAACCTATCCATAATGGAGGATAGCGAGCTTCCAAAGCCATGGATTGCAACCACCCTCATTCCGGCGACTGATGCGTCCTCTGTCTCTGAGGCTCTGGACACCATCAGATACCAGAATGAGGGGCTTTACCCTGAACACTGGAGGGTCCTCAACGAGAGGGTCGATGGAGCAGGCATCATTGCTGCCATCTCCCTCGACGAGATCTCCGTTGAGACCCTCCGCGCACGTGACTTTCGGGTCAATATTGGCTTCCGGAAGATAGTGTTCAGGGTGAGAGGAGCCAATACTGGTTCTGCCTCGGGGGCAGCTGCAGAGGTGCACACTAACCCGGCGACTGCAGCACCTGGCTCGACTGGCCTGGGAGTGGGGTCGGCTGGGCTAAGCACCAGTCCGGCACCACCCGCTCCTGGCCCAAGCGGGCTGGGGGGCAGGAGCGCGGGGAACCAGGGGAGAGCAGTACCCGGTACGAGCGGACGTGGGGGGGGAGCTGCCGGCCGTAAAACTGGTAGCTCCTACAACCCTGTATCGAGCGGACTGGCGGGCTCTCATACTGGGCAAAACACCTCTGCGGCTGGCCGTAGAGGAAAGGCGGGCAAGGGGCCTAAGAGGGCTCATTCCGGCAGAGGGCACGCGCCCTCTCCAACGGGAGGAGGCTCTGGTGGACCCGCACCCGTCGTTAAAAGGGCCAAATAAATGGCGACTGCCGGGGCACCGGCGAGGGTCCTCCAAGCTAACCTTCACCACGCGGCCGCCGCTGCCGCGGTTGTGGAGAAGGTTCTTGTAGAAGGTAAATTCAACCTCGCCCTCATCCAAGAACCCTGGGTTTCGCACTCAAACGTCCTAGGCCTGAACGCTGGGGGTAAGTTACTATCAAATACCAACGGTTGCAGGCCTAGAGCTTGAATTGTTTTCAACAGAAACATTAACTTTCTGCCGATTCCAGAATTATGCACTGACGACCTGGTGGCGGCATATATTGACCTCAACAGCTGGGGGGGCAGAAGAGTCATCCTCTGCTCAGCGTATTTACCCGGTGAGGTCACCAATCCTGCTGTCGCCCTACTCCCGGTGGTAGAGTACGCACGGGTACACAACGCGGAGCTACTGGTGGGATGTGACGCCAATGCCCACCACGACGCCTGGGGCAGCAGTGACATCAACGAAAGGGGTGAGTACCTTTACGATTTTCTTCTTGCAAACTGCCTTCAGCTCTTAAATAGGGGAAACACGCCTACTTTTATAACAAGGGCAAGACAGGAGGTCTTAGATATTACTTTCGCGACTACCAATCTAGCCAGGTATATAGAAAACTGGATGGTAAGCGATGAACCTTCCATGTCGGACCATCGACACATCAACTTTGACATAAAGTCATGCTCCAGCATGGAAACAGTTACTTACAGGAATCCGAGGTGCACCTCTTGGGACAGTTTCCAAAACAAACTAGAGAGCAACCTGGAACTGGTCCCCAAAAGTATAAAGACCCGTGTTGACCTTGACCTTGCGGTGGATGCTGTCTCCAGAGGTACAATCAGTGCCTTTGAAGACAGTTGCCCGCTTAGGGTGAAGACCACACGGCGTAAGGCACCGTGGTGGAACTCGAGGCTAAAACGACTCCGAGACAAAACACGTAAATTATTCAATAGGGCGAAGGCGACCAGAGAATGggacatttataaaaaagccCTAACTGAATACAATAAGGAGATAAGGAAAGCCAAGCGAGCATCGTGGAGGAGTTTCTGTGAGGAAATTAGTAGCCTGCCTCAAGGAGCGAGACTCCACAGAATGCTAGCTAAAGCGAAACCCAATCAACTGGGGCTCCTGAAAAATCCTAATGGAACCTACACGTCAAGTGAGAAGGAAACCCTAGAACTACTAGCCACAACTCACTTTCCAGGAGCGAAAATCGGGTACGCTGGAAGTACTATGGCATGCTCTCTCGGCCATCCAAAAGTTGAGGATTGGAGAAGGGCATCCATCGTCTTCAGACCTGGCACTGTGAGGTGGGCCATAAGCTCTTTTAACCCGAATAAAGCATGTGGAACTGACGGCATTACTCCCCTTCTTTTACAAAAGGGAGCCCAGTTGTTAGTTCCGCATCTGGTAAAAATCTTCAGGGCAAGCTACGCCTGGGGACTTATACCGGAACAATGGACCAAAGTTAAGGTCATCTTTATACCCAAAACGGGGAAAAAGGATTACGCACTGCCGAAATCCTTTAGACCCATAAGCCTATCCTCGTTCTTACTAAAAACGATGGAGAAAGTGCTTGATAGGTATATCAGAGATGCGTTTCTCATTGAGAGACCCATCCACGCTACCCAGCACGCATATTGCAAGGGCAGGTCCACTGAAACTGCTCTGCTCAGCCTTGTTGACAAGGTTGAAAAAGCGCTGGAGGATAAGGAGATCGCACTCTCTGCTTTTCTGGACATTGAGGGAGCATTTGACAACACCCCGATACGCACACTGGTGGGCGGTCTTGCCAATAAGCAGGCTGATCATACAACCATCAGGTGGGTAGAGGCGATGCTCTCCAACCGGAATGTAAAAATCGAACTAAACAGTTTCTCGGTTGAGGTGCTCACCACTAGGGGATGTCCGCAGGGCGGGGTTCTCTCGCCCCTGCTTTGGACCCTTGCGGTGGACAATTTATTGCACAAGATGGCTAACTTGCACTTTGATGTCCAAGGATACGCTGATGACTTGGTGGTCATTGTGCGAGGAGCATGTCAGGACACCCTCTCCCATCGCATGCAAAGAGCACTCAACACTATTGAAAAATGGTGTATAGAGAACGAACTTACAGTTAATGCTGACAAAACTGTAATAATACCGTTCACTAGGAAGCTTAAGATTGACAATCTTAAGCCACCCAAGCTGAACAACATAAGTATCCCATTCTCGGAAGAGgtcaaatacctgggagttACACTTGACAGGAAAATGACCTGGAACTCCCACATAGATGGCgtacttaaaaaagcaaaatctgCACTGGGGATCTGCGGTCGGCTGGCGGGGAACAGATGGGGTATGAAACCCAAGATAACCTTCTGGCTCTACACAGCCATTGTGAGACCTATTGTGTCTTACGCATCCGTGGTTTGGAGTAGTAAGACGATGCAGGTAAGAACCCAGAACAAGCTAAGCAGTCTACAACGCTCAGCCTGCTTACTCATAACAGGAGCGATGAGCACCACCCCTGGGGCTGCTCTGGATGCTTTGCTGAATCTCCCTCCTCTTCATCTACATGTTAGGAAGGAGGCGAAGGCTTGCATGTACAGGCTAACAAGCCAGGGTGTGGTAAACTGGATCTCACGAGAACTGAGGCATCTTCATAACTCAGTTCTTGAGATACCTGTTTTGGGGATGCCAACAGACTCAACAACTCCAAAACTTAATTTCCTCAGGCAATATACTGTGGAAATTCCAAACCGTATTGACTGGCTTGAAAACCGGATCACCTGGAAACCGGGGAGCCTTAAGTGGTACAAGATGGCTCCAAGTCGGGTAGTAACGTAGGATGTGGAATATTTGAAGAGACCACCAGGTTAGGGCTCCAACGTAACCTGGGTGTCTACGCCTCCATATTCCAAGCAGAGGTCTTCGCAATAATTGAATGTGCGGAAACCTGTCTGCTAaagaactacaaaaacaaaactatttatatccaTTCGGATAGTCAGGCTGCACTTTCTGCTCTATCTTCTGAGGTTCTAAACTCAAAACTGGTAGAAAACTGCAGACAATTACTGAATACTCTGGCGCTAATAAACAGGGTCATTCTACGCTGGGTTCCTGGCCATAAGGGGATCATCGGTAACGAAATGGCCGATGAGCTTGCAAAGTCAGGCGCTTTGGAGAAGCAGATTGGCCCTGAGCCGGTCTGCGGAATACCCAAAAGCTTGGCGCAACTCACCCTTCAAACCTATTGTAATTACCACACAATTattcgctggagacaactccaaggaatgaaccattctcgagcgctaataaaaccatttaacaaaagggccgcctctgaggcattagcactcaacagaaaaaacctatgcatactagtgcgagcgcttacggggcactgtggacttaatagacacatgttcaacctaaagctgcaggatacagatctatgtagactctgtaaggaggctgcggagacgccgctgcatttgatctgttcctgccccgcgctgatgcataaacgcagcactcttttggggaaataCATAATGCAACCAGTGGATGCTAAAtctcttccagcaaggaaagtgctgcttttcctgaaggcgaccaacgcttgctgggagatctagacagcggcgtcacaatagatcgtagccggtcgacgtgacaccagggatcagacgaacctgagccgcaagcagaagaagaagaagaatggtAATAATACGTGATAGTTATCTTGCCCTATTAGCAGCTGTGGCTTATAATATTCAAGATtaagttgatttttaatttgagaaataTGTCCATATCGTGAAATACCTAAATTAGAGGTATCTTGAGCAGGTAAATTCAGATCGCTAACGCTATGCGCCGTAAGTGTAAATAGCCGTAGGCCGTCTTTGTTGGATGCAGTGAAATTTACTATCTCGCTGTCGCATTCTAGCTCATTAGTGTCCCATGCGCCGCGCACACGCATAGTTTTTCTATGCCCGCGTAGCCCCACTCTTGCGGCTAGTTCCGAGTTCATTAGCGTTACAGTTGACCCGTCGTCGAGCAACGCGGCAGTTGTTACAGTTCCCATCGGTCCCGTCGGTTCTTTAATGGGCGTTACTTGTTGTGCTTCGGTAGTGGGTTCGCGTTCAGAAGACTCGTGTAGGCCCGTAGTGTTATCATTTCCCGTACTGCTCTTCTCATAATGTAACAATCGGTGATGAGCCTGCCCGCAATTGTTTTTATCACAAGCAGGCGCCGGGCAAATATCCCTGTCGTGCTTCGTGGGTGAcagacatttataacatataccGTACCGCTTTAGGTGACGCCACCGATCCTTTTGTAGTGCCTTTTTGAATACTTTGCAATCCGGTAGATTGTGTTTCGGCCCGCTGTAGCAAAACCGACATTTCATACCCGCGTCCGTGTTAGATTCGCTTTGTAATAACacatgagatttgtttacatagtttacggcatattttcgctttgaaaagttttgatcggctttgatgctattaatattaatcgcggtttttgtagttttaactgcttcctcttttaaaaaatcggataatattacgagtttggctttagat
This region includes:
- the LOC120635514 gene encoding uncharacterized protein K02A2.6-like, translated to MPIGKIEPFDLTSKQWPAYIRRVKQFIVLNEIRDELQVPMLITVVGEATYALMCDLCAPDHPENKSFDTLTELVTNHLEPQRSEIAERHVFRQRRQRPDESLTEYLQHLKHLAVTCNFGTRLLEDLRDQFVSGLASDVMRSRIFAEKSLDYKKAVELALALEAAERHAGVSGGEMPASAGQAGEGLHAARSQRTRALRPGGGDAGAACDGAGASGGGGGGAASAAAAACWRCGRRHRGRCRFANYTCDECHQRGHIKVMCKSVRKSEVKCQSFISESSDEDFFNIDIITQGNKPYYLKVKVEDSFLEVEIDTGSRISAINEECYEKLFKHKEIVKDNLILRSYSGSRIDSLGYILVRVQLKSVISKDLRLYIIQGGNRPLLGRDWLRALKITQININEIIEEDQFVTRLSKEFPEVFSEKRGTCNRKLQLQLTDSTGVYVRARAVPLALRERVERELARLESDGTIYRVDHSDFGTPIVPVVKSNGDIRICGDYKITINPKLKRDYYPLPRIDELFTNLSNGEEYSKIDLRHAYEQVLLEESSQKYTAITTHIGTFIYRRTPYGLSCVPEKFQKLMEETLRGVPGTVVFLDDICVTGQNRQAHLNNLRAVLERLRQAGLTVKLNKCKFLQKNVNYLGFVIDKEGLHPDSEKLKAIHAIPTPKDVTQLKSFLGLINYYGRFIPNLSTTQAVAPSAVPSVFAEGTADGARMGLASTYPAAEQALVTLCCLATVGLVIPL